One window of the Ananas comosus cultivar F153 linkage group 21, ASM154086v1, whole genome shotgun sequence genome contains the following:
- the LOC109726777 gene encoding uncharacterized protein LOC109726777, giving the protein MGQNHAHHATESECLRPKSLYRRNAEAQGAPPLVAAAVGNSITSGQPESDHPRSISIESGLPTSLASAGVTEIPCTVKLRIWPHNIQDPCAPLNPETCRLTISHVVLCSEMGAHFSPCGRYLVACVACLLPHTESDPGTRSSMQLDAAWAATSPTRHPFSTHHVIYELRIYSLEEEMSATPIVEMAKVQMHRSSKDFKLLRLPNLASNVAFE; this is encoded by the exons ATGGGTCAAAACCATGCTCATCATGCAACCGAATCAGAATGTTTGAGACCTAAATCACTTTATAGACGTAATGCGGAAGCACAAGGGGCTCCCCCATTGGTTGCAGCTGCTGTTGGGAATTCCATTACCAGTGGACAACCTGAATCAGATCATCCTCGTTCTATCAGTATTGAATCTGGACTTCCCACATCATTAGCTTCAGCAGGAGTTACTGAAATTCCTTGTACCGTGAAGCTTAGAATATGGCCGCACAATATACAAGATCCATGTGCCCCGTTAAACCCAGAAACATGCCGGCTAACTATATCACATGTGGTCCTTTGCAG TGAAATGGGCGCCCACTTTTCTCCGTGTGGCCGATATTTGGTGGCTTGTGTTGCCTGTTTGCTGCCTCATACGGAATCTGATCCTGGAACGCGATCAAGCATGCAACTTGATGCTGCATGGGCTGCAACATCTCCTACACGCCACCCATTTTCCACTCACCACGTAATATATGAGCTTCGCATCTATTCTCTTGAAGAGGAAAT GTCGGCTACTCCCATAGTAGAGATGGCAAAGGTGCAAATGCATCGGAGTAGCAAGGATTTCAAGCTACTAAGACTGCCCAACCTCGCAAGCAACGTCGCCTTCGAATGA